The following coding sequences lie in one Glycine max cultivar Williams 82 chromosome 19, Glycine_max_v4.0, whole genome shotgun sequence genomic window:
- the LOC100776888 gene encoding potassium transporter 4, whose translation MEPESGTSTSRNPSQLSWVNLSRNLLLAYQSFGVVYGDLSTSPLYVFTSTFRGKLQNHHDEETIFGTFSLIFWTLTLIPLLKYVFILLGADDNGEGGTFALYSLLCRHAKFNLLPNQQAADEELSSYKYGPSSQAVASSPLKRFLEKHKRLRTALLIVVLFGACMVVGDGVLTPAISVLASVSGLKVTEKKLTDDELVLLACVILVGLFALQHCGTHKVAFMFAPIVIIWLVSIFSIGLYNTIYWNPKIVRAISPYYIIKFFSKTGKEGWVSLGGILLCITGTEAMFADLGHFTALSIRLAFAFVIYPCLVVQYMGQAAFLSKNLGSVANSFYDSIPDPVFWPVFVIATLAAIVGSQAVITATFSIIKQCHALGCFPRVKVVHTSKHIYGQIYIPEINWILMILTLAITIGFQDTTIIGNAYGLACMTVMFITTFLMTLVAIFVWQKSVLIAVVFLLFFWVIEGVYLSAAFIKVPQGGWVPLVLSFIFMIVMYVWHYGTRRKYSYDLHNKVSLKWLLGLGPSLGIVRVPGIGLIYTELATGIPAIFSHFVTNLPAFHKVLVFVCVKSVPVPYVSPKERFLIGRVCPRPYRMYRCIVRYGYKDIQRDDGDFENHLIQSIAEFIQMEAVQPQFSSSEASSSLDGRMAVISSRNYDYASSLVVSEHEDIGVDMSVPSSRSATLQSLQSVYNDDTPQVRRRRVRFQLPENPGMDPDVREELLDLIQAKEAGVAYIMGHSYVKARKSSSFLKKLVIDIGYSFLRKNCRGPAVALNIPHISLIEVGMIYYV comes from the exons ATGGAACCGGAATCCGGAACTTCCACTTCTCGGAATCCTTCGCAG TTGTCATGGGTGAATCTGTCTAGAAATCTGTTATTAGCGTATCAAAGCTTTGGTGTGGTGTATGGAGATCTGAGCACTTCACCTCTCTATGTCTTCACAAGCACCTTCAGGGGGAAGTTGCAGAATCATCATGATGAAGAAACTATATTCGGCACGTTTTCGTTGATTTTTTGGACCCTTACCTTGATTCCATTGCTTAAATATGTATTCATCCTATTGGGTGCTGATGACAACGGGGAAG GTGGAACATTTGCTCTTTATTCGCTGCTGTGTAGGCATGCCAAGTTTAATTTACTCCCCAATCAACAAGCAGCTGATGAGGAGTTGTCATCCTATAAATATGGTCCCTCTTCACAGGCTGTAGCCTCTTCTCCATTGAAGAGGTTTCTAGAGAAGCATAAAAGGTTAAGAACAGCCCTGCTTATTGTGGTATTGTTTGGTGCTTGCATGGTTGTTGGTGATGGTGTGCTCACTCCAGCAATTTCAG TTCTAGCATCAGTATCAGGACTAAAAgttacagaaaaaaaattaacagatg ATGAACTTGTCTTGCTTGCCTGCGTCATATTGGTTGGACTGTTTGCTCTCCAACATTGTGGCACACACAAAGTTGCATTTATGTTTGCACCTATTGTAATCATCTGGCTTGTATCAATATTTTCTATTGGGTTGTATAATACAATTTATTGGAATCCAAAAATAGTCCGTGCTATATCTCCATATTATATCATTAAGTTTTTTAGCAAGACTGGTAAAGAAGGTTGGGTTTCTCTTGGAGGGATACTTCTTTGTATCACTG GAACTGAAGCTATGTTTGCGGATCTTGGTCATTTCACTGCTTTGTCAATAAGG CTTGCGTTTGCGTTTGTTATATACCCGTGTTTGGTGGTACAGTACATGGGTCAAGCTGCTTTCTTGTCTAAAAACCTCGGCTCTGTTGCTAACAGTTTTTATGACTCAATACCTG ACCCTGTGTTTTGGCCTGTTTTTGTCATTGCCACCCTTGCTGCAATTGTTGGGAGTCAAGCTGTTATAACTGCAACTTTCTCCATCATCAAACAGTGTCATGCGCTTGGTTGCTTTCCACGAGTCAAAGTTGTTCACACCTCGAAACATATATATGGGCAGATCTATATCCCAGAAATCAATTGGATACTTATGATCCTAACTCTTGCTATAACCATTGGATTTCAGGACACCACCATAATTGGAAATGCTTATG GGCTCGCTTGTATGACAGTTATGTTCATAACTACATTTCTGATGACACTAGTCGCAATCTTTGTCTGGCAGAAAAGTGTCTTGATTGCtgtagtatttcttttattcttttgggTGATAGAGGGTGTATATCTATCAGCAGCATTCATCAAAGTGCCTCAGGGTGGATGGGTTCCTCTAGTCTTATCATTCATCTTCATGATTGTTATGTACGTGTGGCATTATGGAACTCGTAGGAAGTACAGCTATGATCTGCACAACAAAGTTTCATTGAAATGGTTACTGGGCTTGGGCCCAAGCCTTGGCATTGTTCGTGTCCCGGGGATTGGTCTCATCTACACTGAACTAGCAACAGGAATACCTGCAATATTTTCCCattttgtaacaaatcttcCTGCATTTCACAAGGTGTTGGTTTTTGTTTGTGTAAAATCAGTTCCTGTTCCGTATGTTTCACCTAAAGAGCGTTTCCTTATTGGCCGAGTTTGTCCCAGACCATATCGAATGTATAGGTGCATTGTCAGATATGGTTACAAGGACATTCAAAGGGATGATGGAGATTTTGAGAACCATCTTATACAGAGTATAGCAGAATTTATCCAAATGGAAGCAGTGCAACCCCAGTTCTCAAGTTCTGAAGCTTCATCTTCCCTTGATGGGAGGATGGCTGTTATAAGTTCTAGAAACTATGATTATGCTTCAAGTTTAGTAGTTTCTGAGCACGAGGATATTGGCGTTGACATGTCCGTTCCTAGCAGCAGATCTGCAACCCTGCAAAGTTTGCAATCGGTTTACAATGATGATACTCCACAAGTTAGAAGGCGACGAGTAAGATTTCAGCTACCAGAAAATCCTGGTATGGATCCCGATGTTAGGGAAGAGCTTTTGGATTTAATTCAAGCCAAGGAAGCTGGGGTTGCATATATAATGGGGCACTCGTATGTGAAAGCAAGAAAATCATCCTCATTCTTGAAAAAGCTTGTGATTGATATTGGCTACTCATTTCTGCGCAAGAATTGCAGGGGTCCAGCTGTAGCTCTTAACATTCCTCACATTAGTCTTATTGAAGTTGGGATGATATATTATGTGTAG